One Nicotiana sylvestris chromosome 12, ASM39365v2, whole genome shotgun sequence genomic window carries:
- the LOC104210771 gene encoding myb-related protein 2-like isoform X2, whose translation MYHHHRQDKSMHPSTRMSISERHLFLQGGNGNGDSGLVLSTDAKPRLKWTPDLHERFIEAVNQLGGADKATPKSVLKLMGIQGLTLYHLKSHLQKYRLSKNLHGQANASGANKAATGEDRISENSATCMSNPSIGPQPNKNIQISEAIQIQIEVQRRLHEQLEVQRHLQLRIEAQGKYLHAVLEKAQETLGRQDMGTVGLEAAKVQLSELVSTVSNQCLNPTFSDIKELSRYSNQQTQATRLADRSIDSCLTSCEGSLRDNTMHNNQIGLRPFEFTPSIECEDIENDTRIQQTALRWCDNLKESKKLFSAMNEGKEKTFTTETNCKDLSMSIGLQDGKLNGSSNHSDGKFNGTDTAVRLFHQAANRGDSMPERQKSSQEYKLSYFAPKLDLNMHDETDAASSCKQFDLNGFSWT comes from the exons ATGTACCATCATCACCGCCAGGATAAGAGCATGCACCCTTCAACAAGAATGTCTATCTCTGAAAGACATCTGTTCCTGCAAGGTGGAAATGGCAACGGGGACTCAGGGCTTGTCCTGTCAACAGATGCCAAGCCAAGATTGAAATGGACACCAGACCTCCATGAGAGGTTTATAGAAGCCGTTAATCAACTTGGTGGAGCAGACA AAGCCACGCCAAAATCAGTTCTAAAGCTTATGGGGATCCAAGGATTAACCTTGTACCACTTAAAGAGCCATCTTCAG AAATACAGACTAAGTAAGAATCTCCATGGACAAGCAAATGCTAGTGGGGCTAATAAAGCTG CAACAGGAGAAGATAGGATATCTGAGAATAGTGCAACTTGCATGAGTAATCCAAGCATCGGACCCCAACCAAACAA AAACATTCAAATAAGTGAAGCAATACAAATCCAAATAGAAGTGCAGAGAAGGCTTCATGAGCAGCTTGAG GTACAACGACATTTACAGTTACGGATAGAAGCTCAAGGAAAATATTTGCATGCCGTGCTTGAGAAAGCACAGGAAACCCTTGGAAGACAAGACATGGGAACAGTAGGATTAGAGGCAGCAAAGGTCCAACTATCAGAATTGGTATCCACAGTATCTAACCAATGCCTGAACCCTACATTTTCTGATATAAAGGAACTATCAAGATATAGCAACCAACAAACACAAGCTACCCGACTAGCAGATCGTTCAATCGATAGCTGCTTGACCTCTTGTGAAGGCTCTTTGAGGGACAACACTATGCATAATAACCAAATTGGATTGAGGCCTTTCGAATTTACACCATCTATAGAATGTGAGGATATTGAGAATGACACCAGGATACAACAGACAGCACTAAGATGGTGTGACAACCTCAAGGAGAGCAAAAAATTATTCTCTGCAATGAACGAGGGTAAAGAAAAAACATTCACCACAGAGACTAACTGCAAGGACTTATCAATGAGTATCGGACTTCAAGATGGAAAGTTGAACGGAAGCAGTAACCATTCAGATGGGAAATTCAATGGAACAGACACAGCTGTCAGACTTTTTCACCAGGCAGCCAACAGAGGCGATTCAATGCCAGAGAGGCAGAAGTCTTCACAAGAGTATAAGTTGTCTTACTTTGCACCTAAACTGGACCTAAACATGCATGATGAAACAGATGCCGCTTCAAGTTGTAAGCAATTTGACTTAAATGGTTTCAGTTGGACTTGA
- the LOC104210771 gene encoding myb-related protein 2-like isoform X3, protein MYHHHRQDKSMHPSTRMSISERHLFLQGGNGNGDSGLVLSTDAKPRLKWTPDLHERFIEAVNQLGGADKATPKSVLKLMGIQGLTLYHLKSHLQKYRLSKNLHGQANASGANKAVAATGEDRISENSATCMSNPSIGPQPNKNIQISEAIQIQIEVQRRLHEQLELRIEAQGKYLHAVLEKAQETLGRQDMGTVGLEAAKVQLSELVSTVSNQCLNPTFSDIKELSRYSNQQTQATRLADRSIDSCLTSCEGSLRDNTMHNNQIGLRPFEFTPSIECEDIENDTRIQQTALRWCDNLKESKKLFSAMNEGKEKTFTTETNCKDLSMSIGLQDGKLNGSSNHSDGKFNGTDTAVRLFHQAANRGDSMPERQKSSQEYKLSYFAPKLDLNMHDETDAASSCKQFDLNGFSWT, encoded by the exons ATGTACCATCATCACCGCCAGGATAAGAGCATGCACCCTTCAACAAGAATGTCTATCTCTGAAAGACATCTGTTCCTGCAAGGTGGAAATGGCAACGGGGACTCAGGGCTTGTCCTGTCAACAGATGCCAAGCCAAGATTGAAATGGACACCAGACCTCCATGAGAGGTTTATAGAAGCCGTTAATCAACTTGGTGGAGCAGACA AAGCCACGCCAAAATCAGTTCTAAAGCTTATGGGGATCCAAGGATTAACCTTGTACCACTTAAAGAGCCATCTTCAG AAATACAGACTAAGTAAGAATCTCCATGGACAAGCAAATGCTAGTGGGGCTAATAAAGCTG TTGCAGCAACAGGAGAAGATAGGATATCTGAGAATAGTGCAACTTGCATGAGTAATCCAAGCATCGGACCCCAACCAAACAA AAACATTCAAATAAGTGAAGCAATACAAATCCAAATAGAAGTGCAGAGAAGGCTTCATGAGCAGCTTGAG TTACGGATAGAAGCTCAAGGAAAATATTTGCATGCCGTGCTTGAGAAAGCACAGGAAACCCTTGGAAGACAAGACATGGGAACAGTAGGATTAGAGGCAGCAAAGGTCCAACTATCAGAATTGGTATCCACAGTATCTAACCAATGCCTGAACCCTACATTTTCTGATATAAAGGAACTATCAAGATATAGCAACCAACAAACACAAGCTACCCGACTAGCAGATCGTTCAATCGATAGCTGCTTGACCTCTTGTGAAGGCTCTTTGAGGGACAACACTATGCATAATAACCAAATTGGATTGAGGCCTTTCGAATTTACACCATCTATAGAATGTGAGGATATTGAGAATGACACCAGGATACAACAGACAGCACTAAGATGGTGTGACAACCTCAAGGAGAGCAAAAAATTATTCTCTGCAATGAACGAGGGTAAAGAAAAAACATTCACCACAGAGACTAACTGCAAGGACTTATCAATGAGTATCGGACTTCAAGATGGAAAGTTGAACGGAAGCAGTAACCATTCAGATGGGAAATTCAATGGAACAGACACAGCTGTCAGACTTTTTCACCAGGCAGCCAACAGAGGCGATTCAATGCCAGAGAGGCAGAAGTCTTCACAAGAGTATAAGTTGTCTTACTTTGCACCTAAACTGGACCTAAACATGCATGATGAAACAGATGCCGCTTCAAGTTGTAAGCAATTTGACTTAAATGGTTTCAGTTGGACTTGA
- the LOC104210771 gene encoding myb-related protein 2-like isoform X1 gives MYHHHRQDKSMHPSTRMSISERHLFLQGGNGNGDSGLVLSTDAKPRLKWTPDLHERFIEAVNQLGGADKATPKSVLKLMGIQGLTLYHLKSHLQKYRLSKNLHGQANASGANKAVAATGEDRISENSATCMSNPSIGPQPNKNIQISEAIQIQIEVQRRLHEQLEVQRHLQLRIEAQGKYLHAVLEKAQETLGRQDMGTVGLEAAKVQLSELVSTVSNQCLNPTFSDIKELSRYSNQQTQATRLADRSIDSCLTSCEGSLRDNTMHNNQIGLRPFEFTPSIECEDIENDTRIQQTALRWCDNLKESKKLFSAMNEGKEKTFTTETNCKDLSMSIGLQDGKLNGSSNHSDGKFNGTDTAVRLFHQAANRGDSMPERQKSSQEYKLSYFAPKLDLNMHDETDAASSCKQFDLNGFSWT, from the exons ATGTACCATCATCACCGCCAGGATAAGAGCATGCACCCTTCAACAAGAATGTCTATCTCTGAAAGACATCTGTTCCTGCAAGGTGGAAATGGCAACGGGGACTCAGGGCTTGTCCTGTCAACAGATGCCAAGCCAAGATTGAAATGGACACCAGACCTCCATGAGAGGTTTATAGAAGCCGTTAATCAACTTGGTGGAGCAGACA AAGCCACGCCAAAATCAGTTCTAAAGCTTATGGGGATCCAAGGATTAACCTTGTACCACTTAAAGAGCCATCTTCAG AAATACAGACTAAGTAAGAATCTCCATGGACAAGCAAATGCTAGTGGGGCTAATAAAGCTG TTGCAGCAACAGGAGAAGATAGGATATCTGAGAATAGTGCAACTTGCATGAGTAATCCAAGCATCGGACCCCAACCAAACAA AAACATTCAAATAAGTGAAGCAATACAAATCCAAATAGAAGTGCAGAGAAGGCTTCATGAGCAGCTTGAG GTACAACGACATTTACAGTTACGGATAGAAGCTCAAGGAAAATATTTGCATGCCGTGCTTGAGAAAGCACAGGAAACCCTTGGAAGACAAGACATGGGAACAGTAGGATTAGAGGCAGCAAAGGTCCAACTATCAGAATTGGTATCCACAGTATCTAACCAATGCCTGAACCCTACATTTTCTGATATAAAGGAACTATCAAGATATAGCAACCAACAAACACAAGCTACCCGACTAGCAGATCGTTCAATCGATAGCTGCTTGACCTCTTGTGAAGGCTCTTTGAGGGACAACACTATGCATAATAACCAAATTGGATTGAGGCCTTTCGAATTTACACCATCTATAGAATGTGAGGATATTGAGAATGACACCAGGATACAACAGACAGCACTAAGATGGTGTGACAACCTCAAGGAGAGCAAAAAATTATTCTCTGCAATGAACGAGGGTAAAGAAAAAACATTCACCACAGAGACTAACTGCAAGGACTTATCAATGAGTATCGGACTTCAAGATGGAAAGTTGAACGGAAGCAGTAACCATTCAGATGGGAAATTCAATGGAACAGACACAGCTGTCAGACTTTTTCACCAGGCAGCCAACAGAGGCGATTCAATGCCAGAGAGGCAGAAGTCTTCACAAGAGTATAAGTTGTCTTACTTTGCACCTAAACTGGACCTAAACATGCATGATGAAACAGATGCCGCTTCAAGTTGTAAGCAATTTGACTTAAATGGTTTCAGTTGGACTTGA